In Erigeron canadensis isolate Cc75 chromosome 7, C_canadensis_v1, whole genome shotgun sequence, one DNA window encodes the following:
- the LOC122608817 gene encoding uncharacterized protein LOC122608817: MSSSDKNSTSYIRRYTIDPEILNTFVTFLEDEERETESSARVNIPRAPRRYIARNYAEVATRLFNHYFAPEPVYPPDYFRRRFRMPKEMFISIVKDIQTFNSIQPLLKHFQYFHNPGFDVVEYLRKPTQEDVDRVTANHLEVHGFRGVLGSIDCMHWPWRNCPTAWQGQHTCGDKGHPTIMLEAVASYDLWIWHAYFGPTGSNNDINVLNESDLFDQLLEDRAPVVNFTANGEHFTKMYYLADGIYPE; encoded by the exons atgtcaAGTTCTGACAAAAATTCAACATCATACATTCGTAGGTATACAATTGATCCAGAAATTTTGAACACATTTGTTACGTTTTTGGAAGATGAAGAAAGAGAAACCGAAAGTTCTGCACGGGTGAACATACCAAGAGCACCAAGAAGGTACATAGCCAGAAACTATGCCGAAGTGGCAACCCGTTTATTTAATCATTACTTTGCCCCGGAGCCCGTCTATCCTCCTGATTATTTTCGAAGGCGTTTTCGAATGCCTAAGGAAATGTTTATTAGTATAGTTAAAGACATACAAACCTTTAACTCCATACAACCATTACTAAAACACTTTCAATACTTTCACAATCCTGGTTTCGATGTTGTGG AGTACCTGAGAAAACCGACACAAGAAGATGTTGATCGAGTGACCGCGAATCATTTGGAGGTGCATGGTTTCCGGGGTGTGCTCGGAAGCATTGATTGTATGCACTGGCCATGGAGAAACTGCCCCACTGCATGGCAAGGCCAACACACTTGTGGCGACAAAGGACACCCGACGATTatgcttgaagcggttgcttcatatgatttgtggatttggcatgcttactTTGGACCCActggttcgaacaacgacatcaacgtacTCAATGAATCTGACTTGTTCGACCAACTCCTTGAAGATAGAGCTCCTGTGGTCAACTTTACCGCTAATGGTGAGCACTTTACAAAGATGTATTATCTAGCCGACGGTATTTATCCTGAATGA
- the LOC122607489 gene encoding ATP-dependent Clp protease ATP-binding subunit ClpA homolog CD4B, chloroplastic-like — MAGALVQSTSFPSTVTGESKVRSKRSGRTNGEVKMMYSVQTPSMRVANFSGLRGTNALDNLVRRGQDFHSKVAAATCVRKAKPSRIVPRAMFERFTEKAIKVIMLAQEEARRLGHNFVGTEQILLGLIGEGTGIAAKVLKSMGINLKDARVEVEKIIGRGSGFVAVEIPFTPRAKRVLELSLEEARQLGHNYIGSEHLLLGLLREGEGVAARVLENLGADPNNIRTQVIRMVGESAEAVGAGVGGGSSNNKMPTLEEYGTNLTKLAEEGKLDPVVGRQPQIERVTQILGRRTKNNPCLIGEPGVGKTAIAEGLAQRIASGDVPETLEGKKVITLDMGLLVAGTKYRGEFEERLKKLMEEIKQSDEIILFIDEVHTLIGAGAAEGAIDAANILKPALARGELQCIGATTLDEYRKHIEKDPALERRFQPVKVPEPTVEETILILKGLRERYEIHHKLRYTDEALVAAAQLSYQYISDRFLPDKAIDLVDEAGSRVRLRHAQLPEEARELEKELRQITKEKNEAVRGQDFEKAGELRDREMDLKTQISALVDKTKEMSKAETEAGEEGPTVTEVDIQHIVSSWTGIPVDKVSADESDRLLKMEETLHKRIIGQDEAVIAISRAIRRARVGLKNPNRPIASFIFSGPTGVGKSELAKSLAAYYFGSEEAMIRLDMSEFMERHTVSKLIGSPPGYVGYTEGGQLTEAVRRRPYTVVLFDEIEKAHPDVFNMMLQILEDGRLTDSKGRTVDFKNTLLIMTSNVGSSVIEKGGRRIGFDLDYDEKDSSYNRIKSLVTEELKQYFRPEFLNRLDEMIVFRQLTKLEVKEIADIMLKEVFERLKIKEIELQVTERFRDRVVDEGYNPSYGARPLRRAIMRLLEDSMAEKMLAREIKEGDSVIVDVDADGNVTVLNGSSGAPPPEALPEPIEV; from the exons ATGGCTGGGGCTCTGGTTCAGTCAACCAGCTTTCCTTCGACGGTTACTGGTGAAAGCAAGGTTCGTTCAAAAAGATCTGGTAGAACAAATGGAGAAGTCAAGATGATGTACAGTGTGCAAACTCCTTCAATGAGAGTGGCAAATTTCTCTGGTTTACGAGGAACCAATGCTTTAGATAACTTGGTAAGAAGGGGCCAAGATTTCCATTCAAAGGTTGCAGCCGCCACCTGTGTTCGAAAAGCAAAGCCTTCGAGAATCGTGCCAAGAGCCATGTTTGAGCGTTTTACGGAGAAAGCTATCAAAGTTATCATGCTTGCACAAGAGGAGGCAAGAAGGCTTGGTCACAACTTTGTTGGTACTGAACAGATCTTATTAGGTCTAATTGGTGAAGGCACTGGAATCGCAGCAAAGGTGCTGAAGTCAATGGGAATCAATTTGAAAGATGCACGTGTGGAGGTAGAGAAGATTATTGGTCGGGGCAGTGGATTTGTTGCTGTTGAGATCCCATTTACACCTCGTGCAAAGCGTGTTTTGGAACTCTCTTTAGAGGAGGCACGCCAACTTG GTCATAATTATATCGGGTCTGAGCACTTGCTCCTTGGGTTGCTTCGTGAGGGTGAAGGCGTAGCTGCTCGTGTTCTTGAGAATTTGGGTGCAGACCCGAATAACATCCGCACACAG GTTATTAGAATGGTTGGTGAGAGTGCAGAAGCTGTGGGTGCTGGAGTAGGTGGTGGGAGCTCAAACAACAAAATGCCGACACTTGAGGAATATGGTACCAACTTGACAAAGCTAGCAGAGGAG GGTAAGTTGGATCCTGTTGTGGGAAGGCAACCACAAATTGAAAGGGTTACTCAAATTTTGGGACGGCGTACAAAAAACAATCCCTGCCTTATTGGAGAACCTGGTGTTGGGAAGACCGCTATTGCAGAAGGCCTCGCCCAGAGAATTGCAAGTGGTGATGTTCCAGAAACATTAGAGGGGAAGAAG GTGATAACTCTAGATATGGGTCTTCTTGTGGCTGGTACGAAGTACCGTGGAGAGTTTGAGGAGAGACTGAAAAAGTTGATGGAGGAAATTAAACAAAGTGATGAGATTATTCTATTTATTGATGAAGTCCATACACTCATTGGAGCCGGAGCTGCAGAGGGAGCTATTGATGCTGCTAACATTTTAAAGCCAGCTCTTGCTAGAGGTGAATTGCAG TGCATTGGTGCAACAACACTTGACGAATACCGTAAGCATATTGAGAAGGACCCAGCATTAGAGAGACGATTCCAACCTGTTAAGGTACCGGAACCAACAGTTGAGGAAACAATACTAATTTTGAAAGGACTTCGTGAACGATATGAGATTCATCATAAGCTCCGTTACACCGACGAAGCATTAGTCGCTGCAGCGCAATTATCATACCAGTACATAAG TGACCGATTCCTTCCAGATAAAGCGATTGATTTGGTAGATGAAGCTGGCTCTCGAGTTCGACTTCGTCATGCACAA CTCCCAGAGGAAGCCAGAGAACTTGAGAAAGAGCTTAGGCAGATAACTAAAGAGAAGAATGAAGCAGTTCGGGGACAAGATTTCGAGAAG GCTGGTGAGTTGCGGGATAGAGAAATGGATCTAAAGACTCAGATATCAGCACTCGTGGATAAAACCAAGGAGATGAGCAAGGCAGAAACTGAAGCAGGGGAGGAAGGTCCCACCGTAACAGAGGTGGACATTCAGCATATTGTTTCTTCCTGGACTGGCATACCAGTAGACAAAGTATCTGCTGATGAATCTGATCGCCTCCTCAAAATGGAAGAAACTCTCCACAAAAGAATCATTGGTCAAGATGAAGCAGTTATAGCCATAAGCAGAGCCATCCGCCGAGCCCGAGTAGGTTTGAAAAACCCCAACCGCCCCATCGCCAGCTTCATTTTTTCTGGACCCACTGGTGTTGGGAAATCCGAACTCGCTAAATCCCTAGCTGCCTACTACTTTGGTTCAGAAGAAGCCATGATCCGGCTCGATATGAGCGAGTTTATGGAACGACACACCGTCTCGAAACTCATTGGTTCACCTCCAGGTTACGTTGGCTACACCGAAGGTGGTCAATTAACTGAGGCGGTTCGACGACGCCCTTACACCGTCGTCCTCTTTGATGAAATCGAAAAAGCTCACCCTGATGTCTTCAACATGATGCTTCAAATTCTCGAAGATGGAAGGTTGACTGACAGCAAAGGACGAACCGTTGACTTTAAAAACACTCTTTTAATCATGACATCGAATGTCGGTAGCAGTGTTATTGAAAAAGGTGGGCGTAGAATCGGGTTTGACCTTGACTATGATGAGAAAGACAGCAGCTACAACAGAATCAAGAGCTTGGTGACGGAAGAACTAAAACAGTATTTCAGACCTGAGTTCTTGAACAGATTAGACGAAATGATTGTGTTTAGGCAGTTAACCAAGTTGGAAGTTAAAGAAATTGCTGATATCATGTTGAAGGAAGTTTTCGAGAGGCTAAAAATCAAAGAAATCGAACTTCAAGTGACCGAGAGGTTTAGGGACAGGGTGGTTGACGAAGGTTACAACCCGAGCTATGGTGCTAGGCCATTAAGAAGAGCCATCATGAGGCTTCTTGAAGACAGTATGGCAGAAAAGATGCTTGCACGCGAAATTAAAGAGGGGGACTCTGTGATTGTTGATGTTGATGCCGATGGAAATGTGACGGTCCTCAATGGTAGCAGTGGTGCGCCCCCACCAGAGGCTTTGCCAGAGCCAATTGAAGTGTAA
- the LOC122608301 gene encoding ATP-dependent Clp protease ATP-binding subunit ClpA homolog CD4B, chloroplastic, with amino-acid sequence MAGALVQSTSFPSTVAGESKVRSKRSGRTNGEVKMMYSVQTPSMRVGNFSGLRGTNALDNLVRRGQDFHSKVAAATSVRKAKPSRIVPKAMFERFTEKAIKVIMLAQEEARRLGHNFVGTEQILLGLIGEGTGIAAKVLKSMGINLKDARVEVEKIIGRGSGFVAVEIPFTPRAKRVLELSLEEARQLGHNYIGSEHLLLGLLREGEGVAARVLENLGADPNNIRTQVIRMVGESAEAVGAGVGGGSSNNKMPTLEEYGTNLTKLAEEGKLDPVVGRQPQIERVTQILGRRTKNNPCLIGEPGVGKTAIAEGLAQRIASGDVPETLEGKKVITLDMGLLVAGTKYRGEFEERLKKLMEEIKQSDEIILFIDEVHTLIGAGAAEGAIDAANILKPALARGELQCIGATTLDEYRKHIEKDPALERRFQPVKVPEPTVEETILILKGLRERYEIHHKLRYTDEALVAAAQLSYQYISDRFLPDKAIDLVDEAGSRVRLRHAQLPEEARELEKELRQITKEKNEAVRGQDFEKAGELRDREMDLKTQISALVDKNKEMSKAETEAGEEGPTVTEVDIQHIVSSWTGIPVDKVSADESDRLLKMEETLHKRIIGQDEAVKAISRAIRRARVGLKNPNRPIASFIFSGPTGVGKSELAKSLAAYYFGSEEAMIRLDMSEFMERHTVSKLIGSPPGYVGYTEGGQLTEAVRRRPYTVVLFDEIEKAHPDVFNMMLQILEDGRLTDSKGRTVDFKNTLLIMTSNVGSSVIEKGGRRIGFDLDYDEKDSSYNRIKSLVTEELKQYFRPEFLNRLDEMIVFRQLTKLEVKEIADIMLKEVFERLRIKEIELQVTERFRDRVVEEGYNPSYGARPLRRAIMRLLEDSMAEKMLAREIKEGDSVIVDVDADGNVTVLNGSSGAPPPEALPEPIEV; translated from the exons ATGGCTGGGGCTCTGGTTCAGTCAACCAGCTTTCCTTCGACGGTTGCTGGTGAAAGCAAGGTTCGTTCAAAGAGATCTGGTAGAACAAATGGAGAAGTTAAGATGATGTACAGTGTACAAACTCCTTCAATGAGAGTGGGAAATTTCTCTGGTTTACGAGGAACCAATGCTTTAGATAACTTGGTAAGAAGGGGCCAAGATTTTCATTCAAAGGTTGCAGCGGCCACCTCTGTTCGAAAAGCAAAGCCTTCGAGAATCGTGCCAAAAGCCATGTTTGAGCGTTTTACGGAGAAAGCTATCAAAGTTATCATGCTTGCACAAGAGGAGGCAAGAAGGCTTGGTCACAACTTTGTTGGTACTGAACAGATCTTATTAGGTCTAATTGGTGAAGGCACTGGAATTGCAGCAAAGGTGCTGAAGTCAATGGGAATCAATTTGAAAGATGCACGTGTGGAGGTAGAGAAGATTATTGGTCGGGGCAGTGGATTTGTTGCTGTTGAGATCCCATTTACCCCTCGTGCAAAGCGTGTTTTGGAACTCTCTTTAGAGGAGGCACGTCAACTCG GTCATAATTATATCGGATCTGAGCACTTGCTCCTTGGGTTGCTTCGTGAGGGTGAAGGCGTAGCTGCTCGTGTTCTTGAGAATTTGGGTGCAGACCCGAATAACATCCGCACACAG GTTATTAGAATGGTTGGTGAGAGTGCAGAAGCTGTGGGTGCTGGTGTAGGTGGTGGAAGCTCAAATAACAAAATGCCGACACTCGAGGAATATGGTACCAACTTGACAAAGCTAGCAGAGGAG GGTAAGTTGGATCCTGTTGTAGGAAGGCAGCCGCAAATTGAAAGAGTTACTCAAATTTTGGGCCGGCGTACAAAAAACAATCCCTGCCTTATCGGAGAACCTGGTGTTGGAAAGACGGCTATTGCAGAAGGCCTCGCCCAAAGAATTGCAAGTGGTGATGTTCCAGAAACATTAGAGGGGAAGAAG GTGATAACTCTAGATATGGGTCTTCTTGTGGCTGGTACGAAGTACCGTGGAGAGTTCGAGGAGAGACTAAAAAAGTTGATGGAGGAAATTAAACAAAGTGATGAGATTATTCTATTTATTGATGAAGTCCATACACTCATTGGAGCTGGAGCTGCAGAGGGAGCTATTGATGCTGCTAACATTTTGAAGCCAGCTCTTGCTAGAGGTGAATTGCAG TGCATTGGTGCAACAACACTTGATGAATACCGTAAGCATATTGAGAAGGACCCAGCACTAGAGCGACGATTCCAACCTGTTAAGGTACCGGAGCCAACAGTTGAGGAAACAATACTGATTTTGAAGGGACTTCGTGAACGATATGAGATTCACCATAAGCTCCGTTACACCGACGAAGCATTAGTCGCTGCAGCGCAATTATCATACCAGTACATCAG TGACCGATTCCTTCCAGATAAAGCGATTGATTTGGTAGATGAAGCTGGCTCTCGAGTTCGACTTCGTCATGCACAA CTCCCAGAGGAAGCCAGAGAACTTGAGAAAGAGCTTAGGCAGATAACCAAAGAGAAGAATGAAGCAGTTCGGGGACAAGATTTCGAGAAG GCTGGTGAGTTGCGGGATAGAGAAATGGATCTAAAGACTCAGATATCAGCACTCGTGGATAAAAACAAAGAGATGAGCAAGGCAGAAACCGAAGCAGGGGAGGAAGGTCCCACCGTAACAGAGGTGGACATTCAGCATATCGTTTCTTCTTGGACTGGCATACCAGTAGACAAAGTATCCGCTGATGAATCTGATCGCCTCCTCAAAATGGAAGAAACTCTTCACAAAAGAATCATTGGTCAAGATGAAGCAGTTAAAGCTATAAGCCGAGCCATCCGCCGAGCCCGAGTAGGTTTGAAAAATCCCAACCGGCCCATCGCCAGCTTCATTTTTTCGGGGCCCACTGGTGTTGGGAAATCTGAACTCGCTAAATCCCTAGCTGCCTACTACTTTGGCTCAGAAGAAGCCATGATCCGGCTCGATATGAGTGAGTTTATGGAACGACACACTGTCTCGAAACTCATTGGTTCACCTCCAGGTTACGTTGGCTACACTGAAGGTGGTCAATTAACTGAGGCAGTTCGACGCCGCCCTTACACTGTCGTCCTCTTTGACGAAATCGAAAAAGCTCACCCCGATGTCTTCAACATGATGCTTCAAATTCTCGAAGATGGAAGGTTGACTGACAGCAAAGGACGTACCGTTGACTTTAAAAACACTCTTTTAATCATGACATCGAATGTCGGTAGCAGTGTTATTGAAAAAGGTGGGCGTAGAATCGGGTTTGACCTTGACTATGATGAGAAAGACAGCAGCTACAACAGAATCAAGAGCTTGGTGACGGAAGAACTAAAACAGTATTTCAGACCCGAGTTCTTGAACAGATTAGACGAAATGATCGTGTTCAGACAGTTAACCAAGTTAGAAGTTAAGGAAATTGCTGATATTATGTTGAAGGAGGTTTTCGAGAGGCTAAGAATCAAAGAAATCGAGCTTCAAGTGACCGAGAGGTTTAGGGACAGGGTGGTTGAGGAAGGTTACAACCCGAGCTATGGTGCTAGGCCATTAAGAAGAGCCATCATGAGGCTTCTTGAAGACAGTATGGCGGAAAAGATGCTTGCACGCGAAATTAAAGAGGGTGACTCGGTGATTGTTGATGTTGATGCCGATGGAAATGTGACGGTCCTCAATGGTAGCAGTGGTGCCCCCCCACCAGAGGCTTTACCAGAGCCAATTGAAGTGTAA
- the LOC122608818 gene encoding AP-1 complex subunit mu-2-like: MAVSAVFILDIKGRCLISRHYRGDISSVEAEKFFIKLLENEEDIEAHGPVVIDNGVSHIFIRHNNVYLMAASRQNCNVTSLIVFLHRLASVFEYYFEELEEESLRDNFVVVYELLDEMMDFGYPQYTEATILSKFIKTDAYKMEVIQRPPMAVTNAVSWRNEGIYYKKNEVFLDVIESVNILINSNRQVIRSEVVGALKMRTCLSGMPECKLGLNDRVLMDAQDRTPKGKSIDLEDIRFHQCVRLARFENDRTISFIPPDGSFDLMTYRLSSQVKPLIWVEAQIERHARSRMEMLVKARSQFRGRSNATDVHIKIPVPSDATKPIVRTTTGIATYAPEQDSLIWKIRSFPSDKEYMLGVEFKLPSVAYEDGTPDKKIPIRVKFEIPYYTVSGIQVRHLKVIEKSAYQTLPWVRYITMAGEYEIRMQ; the protein is encoded by the exons ATGGCGGTCTCTGCAGTTTTCATTCTTGATATTAAGGGACGTTGTTTGATTAGTCGTCATTATCGTGGTGACATTTCATCTGTTGAAGCCGAAAAATTCTTCATCAAGCTTCTTGAAAATGAG GAGGATATAGAGGCTCATGGTCCCGTAGTTATTGACAATGGTGTTTCTCACATATTCATTCGACACAACAATGTCTACTTGATGGCCGCATCCAGGCAAAACTGTAATGTTACCAGCCTCATTGTTTTTCTCCACCGTTTGGCCAGT GTTTTTGaatattattttgaagaatTGGAAGAGGAATCGCTAAGAGATAACTTTGTCGTAGTG TATGAATTACTAGATGAAATGATGGACTTTGGTTACCCACAGTATACTGAAGCAACGATTCTAAGTAAGTTTATCAAGACCGATGCTTATAAGATGGAAGTTATACAAAGGCCTCCAATGGCCGTAACCAATGCAGTCTCTTGGCGAAATGAAGGAATATATTACAAAAAGAATGAA GTATTTCTAGATGTAATTGAAAGCGTTAACATACTAATCAATAGTAACAGACAAGTTATACGTTCAGAAGTCGTCGGGGCATTGAAAATGAGGACATGTTTAAG TGGAATGCCTGAGTGCAAACTTGGGCTTAATGATAGAGTTTTAATGGATGCTCAAGACCGAACACCAAAAGGGAAATCCATTGATTTAGAAGACATCAGATTTCATCA GTGTGTACGTTTGGCTCGCTTTGAAAATGACCGCACGATATCATTTATTCCGCCTGACGggtcatttgatctaatgacatATAGACTTAGTTCTCAG GTAAAACCTCTTATTTGGGTCGAGGCTCAAATTGAAAGGCACGCCCGAAGTAGGATGGAGATGCTTGTAAAAGCAAGAAGCCAATTTAGGGGGCGAAG CAATGCAACAGATGTCCACATTAAGATACCTGTTCCGTCCGATGCTACAAAGCCTATTGTTCGTACAACAACGGGAATTGCTACATATGCTCCTGAACAAGATTCGCTTATATGGAAAATTAGATCCTTCCCCAGTGACAAG GAGTATATGTTAGGTGTTGAATTTAAGCTTCCGAGTGTGGCTTATGAAGATGGAACTCCTGATAAAAAAATTCCTATACGTGTGAAGTTTGAAATACCATATTATACTGTATCCGGGATTCAG GTTCGTCACCTTAAAGTTATTGAAAAGAGTGCATATCAGACGCTACCATGGGTGAGATACATAACAATGGCCGGTGAGTATGAAATAAGGATGCAATGA